One part of the Vidua chalybeata isolate OUT-0048 chromosome 11, bVidCha1 merged haplotype, whole genome shotgun sequence genome encodes these proteins:
- the LOC128793336 gene encoding probable D-lactate dehydrogenase, mitochondrial isoform X1: MSRSCAVPMFPFLSRCNMALRRVLALAAAPRRRSCCSKPSLPPDFVEALGAVVGAPNVSTATAVREQHGHDESMHPCAPPDVVVWPQAVGQVQELAALCHRCRVPMVPFGTGTGLEGGVNAVQGGVCFDLSRMDAIAELSLEDFSVTVEPGVTRKALNKHLRGTGLWFPVDPGADASLCGMAATGASGTNAVRYGTMRPNVLNLRVVLPDGRLLHTAGPGRQPRKRAAGYDLTSLFVGSEGTLGFLTQATLRLHPLPEATAVTIASFPGVGAAVACTVQVLQAAVPVARIEFLDEVMADACGRFSRMGLPVAATLLLELHGSRRSLAEQQQQMEEIVRQNGGSSLAWAEGLEEREQLWSMRHNAWYAALALRPGCQGYSTDVCVPISRLPDVVVETKQDLQASSLTGPMVGHVGDGNFHCILVFNSQDPEEAQRIHAFTQRLGRRALAAGGTCTGEHGVGLGKRALLQEELGQEGLDTLRSIKAALDPHNLMNPGKVL, translated from the exons ATGTCCCGGTCCTGTGCAGTTCCCATGTTCCCGTTCTTGTCCCGTTGCAACATGGCCCTGCGGAGGGTGCTGGCGCTGGCGGCAGCTCCGAGGCGCcgcagctgctgctccaag CCCTCGCTGCCCCCTGACTTCGTGGAGGCCCTGGGGGCCGTGGTTGGGGCCCCCAACGTCTCCACGGCCACCGCGGTGCGGGAGCAGCACGGCCACGATGAGTCCATGCACCC ctgtgcccccccGGACGTCGTGGTGTGGCCCCAGGCGGTGGGGCAggtgcaggagctggcagccctCTGTCACCGCTGCCGTGTGCCCATGGTGCCCTTCGGCACTGGCACCGGCCTGGAAGGAGGCGTCAATGCCGTGCAG ggcgGTGTCTGCTTTGACCTGAGCCGCATGGACGCCATCGCAGAGCTGAGCCTCGAGGACTTCTCGGTGACAGTGGAGCCTGGTGTCACCCGCAAGGCCCTCAATAAGCACCTGCGTGGCACCGGGCTCTGGTTCCCTGTCG ACCCTGGGGCGGACGCCTCGCTGTGTGGCATGGCGGCCACAGGTGCCTCGGGCACCAACGCGGTGCGCTACGGCACCATGCGCCCCAACGTGCTCAACCTCCGCGTGGTGCTGCCGGACGGGCGCCTGCTCCACACCGCCGGCCCCGGGCGCCAGCCCAG GAAGAGGGCAGCTGGCTACGACCTGACCTCGCTCTTCGTGGGCTCTGAGGGCACCCTGGGCTTCCTGACTCAGGCCACGCTGCGCCTGCACCCGCTGCCCGAGGCCACTGCTGTCACCATCGCCTCCTTCCCCGGCGTGGGGGCAGCTGTGGCTTGCACCGTCCAGGTGCTGCAGGCCGCCGTGCCTGTGGCCCGTATCG AGTTCCTGGATGAGGTGATGGCAGATGCCTGCGGGCGCTTCAGTAGGATGGGGCTGCCAGTGGCAGCCACgctcctcctggagctgcacGGCTCCCGGCGTAGCCTGGCTGAGCAACAGCAGCAGATGG AGGAGATCGTGCGACAGAATGGcggctccagcctggcctgggcggaggggctggaggagcgCGAGCAGCTCTGGTCCATGCGCCACAATGCCTGGTACGCTGCCCTGGCCCTGCGGCCCGGCTGCCAG GGCTACTCCACGGACGTCTGTGTGCCCATCTCCCGCCTGCCTGACGTGGTGGTGGAGACCAAGCAGGACCTGCAGGCCTCCAGCCTCACTG GACCCATGGTGGGACATGTGGGTGATGGCAACTTCCACTGCATCCTTGTCTTCAACTCCCAGGACCCAGAGGAGGCCCAGCGCATCCACGCCTTCACCCAGCGCCTGGGCAG gcGGGCACTGGCAGCAGGGGGCACCTGCACCGGGGAGCATGGTGTGGGGCTGGGCAAGCgggcactgctgcaggaggagctgggccaGGAGGGCCTGGACACCCTGCGCTCCATCAAGGCTGCACTCGACCCCCACAACCTCATGAACCCCGGCAAGGTGCTCTGA
- the LOC128793336 gene encoding probable D-lactate dehydrogenase, mitochondrial isoform X2 yields MVNAVTPPRQGTAWEHDQRHWWEAGPSARDTLACGWSHLKPSLPPDFVEALGAVVGAPNVSTATAVREQHGHDESMHPCAPPDVVVWPQAVGQVQELAALCHRCRVPMVPFGTGTGLEGGVNAVQGGVCFDLSRMDAIAELSLEDFSVTVEPGVTRKALNKHLRGTGLWFPVDPGADASLCGMAATGASGTNAVRYGTMRPNVLNLRVVLPDGRLLHTAGPGRQPRKRAAGYDLTSLFVGSEGTLGFLTQATLRLHPLPEATAVTIASFPGVGAAVACTVQVLQAAVPVARIEFLDEVMADACGRFSRMGLPVAATLLLELHGSRRSLAEQQQQMEEIVRQNGGSSLAWAEGLEEREQLWSMRHNAWYAALALRPGCQGYSTDVCVPISRLPDVVVETKQDLQASSLTGPMVGHVGDGNFHCILVFNSQDPEEAQRIHAFTQRLGRRALAAGGTCTGEHGVGLGKRALLQEELGQEGLDTLRSIKAALDPHNLMNPGKVL; encoded by the exons ATGGTGAATGCAGTGACTCCGCCCAGGCAGGGGACAGCATGGGAACATGACCAGAGGCACTGGTGGGAGGCAGGTCCCTCCGCCAGGGACACACTCGCGTGTGGCTGGAGCCACCTTAAG CCCTCGCTGCCCCCTGACTTCGTGGAGGCCCTGGGGGCCGTGGTTGGGGCCCCCAACGTCTCCACGGCCACCGCGGTGCGGGAGCAGCACGGCCACGATGAGTCCATGCACCC ctgtgcccccccGGACGTCGTGGTGTGGCCCCAGGCGGTGGGGCAggtgcaggagctggcagccctCTGTCACCGCTGCCGTGTGCCCATGGTGCCCTTCGGCACTGGCACCGGCCTGGAAGGAGGCGTCAATGCCGTGCAG ggcgGTGTCTGCTTTGACCTGAGCCGCATGGACGCCATCGCAGAGCTGAGCCTCGAGGACTTCTCGGTGACAGTGGAGCCTGGTGTCACCCGCAAGGCCCTCAATAAGCACCTGCGTGGCACCGGGCTCTGGTTCCCTGTCG ACCCTGGGGCGGACGCCTCGCTGTGTGGCATGGCGGCCACAGGTGCCTCGGGCACCAACGCGGTGCGCTACGGCACCATGCGCCCCAACGTGCTCAACCTCCGCGTGGTGCTGCCGGACGGGCGCCTGCTCCACACCGCCGGCCCCGGGCGCCAGCCCAG GAAGAGGGCAGCTGGCTACGACCTGACCTCGCTCTTCGTGGGCTCTGAGGGCACCCTGGGCTTCCTGACTCAGGCCACGCTGCGCCTGCACCCGCTGCCCGAGGCCACTGCTGTCACCATCGCCTCCTTCCCCGGCGTGGGGGCAGCTGTGGCTTGCACCGTCCAGGTGCTGCAGGCCGCCGTGCCTGTGGCCCGTATCG AGTTCCTGGATGAGGTGATGGCAGATGCCTGCGGGCGCTTCAGTAGGATGGGGCTGCCAGTGGCAGCCACgctcctcctggagctgcacGGCTCCCGGCGTAGCCTGGCTGAGCAACAGCAGCAGATGG AGGAGATCGTGCGACAGAATGGcggctccagcctggcctgggcggaggggctggaggagcgCGAGCAGCTCTGGTCCATGCGCCACAATGCCTGGTACGCTGCCCTGGCCCTGCGGCCCGGCTGCCAG GGCTACTCCACGGACGTCTGTGTGCCCATCTCCCGCCTGCCTGACGTGGTGGTGGAGACCAAGCAGGACCTGCAGGCCTCCAGCCTCACTG GACCCATGGTGGGACATGTGGGTGATGGCAACTTCCACTGCATCCTTGTCTTCAACTCCCAGGACCCAGAGGAGGCCCAGCGCATCCACGCCTTCACCCAGCGCCTGGGCAG gcGGGCACTGGCAGCAGGGGGCACCTGCACCGGGGAGCATGGTGTGGGGCTGGGCAAGCgggcactgctgcaggaggagctgggccaGGAGGGCCTGGACACCCTGCGCTCCATCAAGGCTGCACTCGACCCCCACAACCTCATGAACCCCGGCAAGGTGCTCTGA